The following are encoded together in the Parabacteroides chongii genome:
- the carB gene encoding carbamoyl-phosphate synthase (glutamine-hydrolyzing) large subunit — protein sequence MSKIGIKKVIVLGSGALKIGQAGEFDYSGSQALKALKEEGISTVLLNPNIATIQTSEGVADKVYFLPITPYFVEEVIKKEQPDGILLAFGGQTALNCGTQLYTSGTLAKYGVKVLGTSVEAIMYTEDRDLFVKKLNEIDVKTPISQAVETMEDAVKAAYKIGFPVMIRSAYALGGMGSGICKDEAELRTLAESAFAYSSQILVEESLKGWKEIEFEVIRDKNDHCFTVVSMENVDPLGVHTGESIVVAPTCSLTDKELDLLKELSTKTIRHLGIVGECNIQYAFNSDTCDYRVIEVNARLSRSSALASKASGYPLAFVAAKLALGYSLDEIGEMGTPNSAYKAPEVDYMIVKIPRWDLTKFVGVSRLIGSSMKSVGEIMSIGKSFEEIMQKGLRMIGQGMHGFVGNNDLEFDNLDDALANPTDLRIFAVAKALEEGYTVERIHELSKITPWFLNGLKNIVDYTKVLSQYNKIEDLPEDVLKEAKRLGFSDFQIARYVENPEGNMEKENIRVRNLRKKLGVLPSVKRINTIASEHPELTNYLYMTYDGSEHDIPYYKNDKSVVILGSGAYRIGSSVEFDWCSVNAAQTARKLGYKSIMINYNPETVSTDYDMCDRLYFDELSFERVLDVMDLEMPKGVIVSVGGQIPNNLAMKLYRQNVPVLGTSPLSIDRAENRHKFSAMLDTLGIDQPAWAELTSMEEIDGFIEKVGFPILIRPSYVLSGAAMNVCHNKEQMIEFLDLAAKVSKEYPVVVSEFLQGAKEVEFDAVAMNGEVVEYAISEHIEFAGVHSGDATLVFPAQKIYFETARRIKKVSKMIAKELNISGPFNIQFLAKNNDVKVIECNLRASRSFPFVSKVLKRNFIETATRIMLDAPYTKPDKSAFDIDWIGVKASQFSFARLHKADPVLGVDMSSTGEVGCIGDDFNEALLSAMIAVGNNIPKKNVLVSSGAAKSKVDLLEPCRMLSSKGYKIFGTAGTAKFLNDNGIEATAVCWPDEQGDLNIMDMFSNHTFELVVNIPKDHSKRELTNGYKIRRAAIDHNIPLITNARLASAFIEAFCTMDVKDIQIKDWQDYK from the coding sequence ATGTCGAAAATTGGAATCAAAAAGGTGATTGTTCTGGGCTCGGGTGCCCTGAAGATCGGACAGGCCGGAGAGTTTGACTACTCTGGTTCACAAGCATTAAAGGCACTGAAAGAAGAAGGTATCAGTACCGTATTGCTGAATCCGAACATTGCAACTATTCAAACATCCGAAGGGGTAGCAGACAAGGTGTACTTCCTGCCTATCACTCCGTATTTTGTTGAAGAAGTAATCAAAAAAGAACAACCGGACGGAATCCTGCTGGCTTTTGGTGGCCAGACTGCCCTGAACTGCGGAACTCAGCTATACACCAGCGGCACACTCGCCAAATATGGTGTAAAGGTACTGGGTACTTCTGTTGAAGCTATCATGTATACAGAGGACCGCGACCTGTTTGTAAAGAAACTGAATGAAATCGACGTAAAAACTCCGATAAGCCAGGCTGTTGAAACGATGGAAGATGCAGTGAAAGCTGCCTACAAGATCGGTTTCCCGGTAATGATCCGTTCTGCTTATGCCCTGGGAGGTATGGGTAGCGGTATCTGCAAAGACGAAGCAGAGCTGCGCACGCTGGCTGAAAGCGCTTTCGCTTATTCTTCACAGATCCTGGTAGAAGAATCATTGAAAGGCTGGAAAGAAATTGAATTCGAAGTAATCCGCGATAAGAACGACCATTGCTTCACGGTGGTAAGCATGGAAAATGTAGACCCGCTGGGCGTACATACCGGTGAAAGTATCGTAGTGGCTCCTACCTGCTCTCTGACAGACAAGGAACTGGATCTGCTGAAAGAACTGTCGACCAAGACAATCCGCCACCTGGGTATCGTGGGCGAATGTAACATCCAATATGCATTCAATTCCGACACTTGCGACTACCGTGTGATCGAAGTAAACGCCCGCCTGAGCCGTTCTTCCGCACTGGCTTCCAAAGCAAGCGGTTATCCCCTGGCATTCGTTGCTGCCAAGCTGGCATTAGGCTATAGCCTCGATGAAATCGGCGAAATGGGTACTCCGAACTCTGCTTATAAAGCTCCGGAAGTAGACTATATGATCGTGAAGATCCCGCGTTGGGACTTGACCAAGTTCGTTGGTGTAAGCCGCCTGATCGGTTCAAGCATGAAGTCTGTCGGCGAGATCATGTCGATCGGTAAGAGCTTCGAAGAGATTATGCAGAAAGGTCTGCGTATGATCGGACAGGGTATGCACGGTTTCGTTGGAAACAACGACCTGGAATTCGACAACCTGGACGATGCACTGGCCAACCCGACCGACCTGCGTATCTTCGCCGTTGCAAAAGCATTGGAAGAAGGTTACACAGTTGAACGTATCCACGAACTGTCAAAGATCACTCCGTGGTTCCTGAACGGTTTGAAAAACATCGTAGATTATACGAAAGTATTATCTCAATACAACAAAATCGAAGATCTGCCCGAAGATGTTCTGAAAGAAGCTAAACGACTGGGCTTCTCCGACTTCCAGATTGCACGTTATGTAGAAAATCCGGAAGGCAACATGGAAAAAGAAAACATCCGTGTACGTAACCTGCGTAAGAAACTGGGTGTCCTGCCGAGCGTAAAACGTATCAACACGATCGCTTCGGAACATCCGGAACTGACTAACTACCTGTATATGACATACGACGGTAGCGAACATGATATCCCTTATTACAAGAACGACAAGAGCGTGGTGATCCTGGGTTCAGGTGCTTACCGCATCGGTTCATCCGTAGAGTTCGACTGGTGTTCGGTGAACGCTGCACAGACTGCACGTAAGCTGGGTTACAAGTCGATCATGATCAACTACAACCCGGAAACGGTTTCTACCGACTACGATATGTGCGACCGTCTGTACTTCGACGAACTTTCTTTCGAACGTGTACTCGACGTAATGGACCTGGAAATGCCGAAGGGTGTGATCGTATCCGTAGGCGGACAGATCCCGAACAACCTGGCAATGAAGCTGTATCGTCAGAATGTGCCGGTACTGGGTACTTCTCCGCTGTCTATCGACCGCGCTGAAAACCGCCATAAATTCTCAGCCATGTTGGATACACTGGGTATCGACCAGCCGGCATGGGCAGAGCTGACCAGTATGGAAGAGATCGACGGCTTCATCGAAAAGGTAGGCTTCCCGATCCTGATCCGTCCTTCTTATGTACTTTCAGGTGCTGCCATGAACGTTTGCCACAACAAGGAACAGATGATCGAATTCCTGGATCTGGCTGCTAAGGTATCTAAAGAATATCCGGTGGTTGTATCCGAGTTCCTGCAGGGAGCCAAAGAAGTAGAGTTCGACGCAGTGGCGATGAACGGCGAAGTGGTTGAATACGCTATCTCCGAACATATCGAGTTTGCCGGTGTTCACTCCGGTGACGCTACACTGGTATTCCCGGCTCAGAAGATTTACTTCGAAACAGCACGCCGCATCAAGAAGGTTAGCAAGATGATCGCCAAGGAGTTGAACATCAGCGGACCGTTCAATATCCAGTTCCTGGCTAAGAACAACGACGTGAAGGTAATCGAATGTAACCTGCGTGCATCACGTAGTTTCCCGTTCGTTTCAAAAGTACTGAAACGCAACTTCATCGAAACTGCCACCCGCATCATGCTGGACGCTCCTTATACAAAACCGGACAAGAGCGCTTTCGATATCGATTGGATCGGTGTAAAGGCTTCTCAGTTCTCATTCGCCCGTCTGCATAAGGCAGACCCTGTACTGGGTGTGGATATGAGTTCTACCGGTGAAGTAGGTTGTATCGGCGACGACTTCAACGAAGCATTGCTGTCTGCCATGATCGCCGTAGGTAACAACATTCCTAAAAAGAATGTCCTGGTTTCTTCAGGTGCAGCCAAGAGTAAAGTAGACCTGCTGGAACCTTGCCGCATGCTGAGCTCTAAGGGATACAAGATTTTCGGTACTGCAGGTACTGCTAAATTCCTGAACGACAACGGTATCGAAGCGACAGCCGTATGCTGGCCGGATGAGCAGGGAGACTTGAATATCATGGATATGTTCAGCAACCACACATTCGAACTGGTTGTAAATATCCCGAAAGACCATAGCAAACGCGAGCTGACCAACGGTTACAAGATCCGCCGTGCTGCTATCGACCATAATATTCCATTGATTACCAACGCACGTCTGGCAAGCGCATTTATCGAAGCATTCTGCACGATGGATGTGAAAGATATCCAAATCAAAGATTGGCAGGATTACAAATAA
- a CDS encoding transcriptional regulator, giving the protein MYRLPILFLTFMLTFFVVHASVAVPNLFIKNFTVDDYKASCQNWGLSVASDGVLYVANNSGLLTFDGNTWKHYETPDKSIINGVTFLNDTIYTISESSFGGWTRDHLGVMRYQKLSKIPAEVKFKEPPVSIPFILPDEILHAQPSVFTTINDLYFIGTTNNGLYITSPDGTILRHLSTHDQSLPDNIVRAICIQDAQQIWIAFDNGISQITFEPPVVMLGKRSQIGKLKNATLFNDTLYIQTNVGYFKRTLSGGDNFEPVDIKKETFHLLPQNSVFDSLRVGNVFNDPESLGEFADAEQIYPIGENMYWLCFKNEAGLFHNDAGKGTLKCRLLLNNYNMNMVSRDRKIYPLNDSLHLISAMQGILLVNIRELIEGSLGPGTPLQISEIKYIDKHGVHHLPVNTEKISLPYNFQEFSIYVGSTIFTPNHQISYMIEGVSSTWSPWQKGGEISFLQLPEGKYILKIRKYVVKGPYLEISVPITVRPPWYNTIWAWLLYIISIALIGKYTLSYHLKNLQREEKSKQEAKRQAEEQKIQQMKSRMLEAELQNKNNELTLQTSALVKRNQAVQKLLNELEQQKETLGDRYPNKLYNRMKNLMEESLNDQADWVLFETHFNSAHQNFIDRLRQQYSDITSGDLRICCLLRMNLSTKEIASLLNVSVRAIELRRYRLRKRLSLDSDTNLIDFLMNY; this is encoded by the coding sequence ATGTACAGACTACCGATATTGTTCCTGACATTCATGCTGACATTCTTCGTTGTGCATGCCTCGGTAGCCGTCCCTAATTTATTCATTAAAAACTTTACGGTAGACGATTATAAAGCCAGTTGTCAGAACTGGGGATTATCCGTCGCATCCGACGGTGTACTCTACGTAGCCAACAATTCCGGGCTGCTTACATTCGACGGGAATACCTGGAAGCATTACGAAACTCCCGACAAATCCATTATAAACGGCGTTACATTCCTCAATGATACGATCTACACGATCAGCGAAAGCTCTTTCGGCGGATGGACCCGCGATCACCTCGGGGTGATGCGTTACCAGAAACTTTCCAAAATACCGGCAGAAGTCAAATTCAAAGAACCTCCTGTCTCTATCCCGTTCATTCTCCCTGACGAGATATTGCATGCCCAGCCTTCCGTCTTTACCACGATAAACGACCTGTACTTCATCGGTACGACCAATAACGGGTTATATATTACCAGTCCCGACGGAACCATTTTACGACATCTGTCAACCCACGACCAGTCATTGCCCGACAACATCGTGCGCGCCATCTGTATCCAGGATGCGCAACAGATATGGATCGCTTTCGATAACGGCATCTCTCAAATAACATTCGAACCTCCTGTCGTTATGCTGGGCAAACGCAGCCAGATAGGGAAACTGAAAAACGCCACATTATTCAATGACACATTATATATCCAGACCAATGTAGGATATTTCAAAAGGACATTAAGCGGCGGCGATAATTTTGAGCCGGTCGACATCAAGAAAGAAACGTTCCATCTCTTACCGCAGAACAGCGTATTCGACTCGCTCCGCGTAGGGAACGTGTTCAATGACCCTGAATCGTTAGGAGAGTTTGCCGATGCGGAACAAATCTATCCGATCGGCGAAAATATGTACTGGCTCTGTTTCAAAAACGAAGCCGGCCTTTTCCATAACGACGCGGGAAAAGGGACATTGAAATGCCGTCTGCTGCTCAACAATTACAACATGAACATGGTGAGCAGGGACCGGAAGATATATCCTTTGAATGATTCACTTCATCTGATATCAGCCATGCAGGGCATCCTGCTGGTCAATATACGTGAGCTGATAGAAGGCAGCCTGGGACCCGGTACGCCTCTGCAGATCTCTGAAATAAAATACATCGACAAACACGGCGTACACCACCTGCCTGTCAATACGGAGAAGATATCCCTTCCTTACAATTTCCAGGAATTTTCCATCTATGTCGGAAGTACGATCTTCACTCCGAACCATCAGATCAGTTACATGATAGAAGGTGTTTCATCCACCTGGTCACCCTGGCAAAAAGGCGGGGAGATATCTTTCCTGCAATTGCCGGAGGGAAAATACATTCTCAAAATCCGCAAATATGTGGTAAAAGGGCCGTATCTGGAGATATCCGTCCCGATCACTGTCCGTCCTCCCTGGTATAATACGATATGGGCATGGCTTCTTTATATCATATCCATCGCTTTGATCGGTAAATATACACTCAGTTATCATCTGAAAAACCTGCAACGGGAAGAGAAGAGCAAGCAGGAAGCCAAACGGCAGGCGGAAGAACAGAAGATCCAGCAGATGAAAAGCAGGATGCTGGAAGCTGAACTGCAAAACAAGAATAACGAACTCACCTTACAGACCTCCGCGCTGGTAAAAAGAAACCAGGCCGTACAGAAACTGCTGAACGAACTGGAACAGCAGAAAGAAACACTCGGTGACCGTTATCCGAACAAACTCTACAACCGTATGAAAAACCTGATGGAAGAATCGCTGAACGACCAGGCAGACTGGGTACTGTTCGAAACACATTTCAACAGCGCACATCAGAATTTCATCGACCGGCTGCGCCAGCAATATTCCGATATAACGAGCGGAGACTTACGTATATGTTGCCTGCTCCGTATGAATCTCTCCACAAAAGAAATCGCATCCCTGTTAAACGTATCAGTACGTGCGATAGAATTACGACGGTACCGTTTAAGAAAGCGCCTGTCCCTTGACAGCGATACAAATCTGATCGATTTCCTCATGAATTACTAA
- a CDS encoding efflux RND transporter permease subunit, whose amino-acid sequence MSASPKISSFTIIVTFLCVALTGLAFIPLLPIKLSPSRTLPRLTISYSMPGNSARVIEMEVTSRLESMLARIKGIKEINSTSANGSGYITLELDKHTNIDAARFEASTIVRQTWPSLPDGLSYPILEMSRPDDKESGPFMTYTLNAAATPIFIQRFAEDQIKPRLAGIPGIYRIDVRGATPMEWRLEYDSRQLVSLGITTRDIQTAINQYYQKEFLGTGNMNMNEQEEWIRLALIPEDVQNGFNASRITVTGKEGKLIRLDQLLKVTRQEEAPQSYYRINGLNSIYLSIRAEETANQLELAKQVKQEMEHIRQLLPQGYEIHTSYDATEFIREELNKIYIRTGLTILILLLFVLLITRNVRYLFLIVVSLSVNLCIAVIFFYLAGLEMQLYSLAGVTISLSLVIDNTIVMTDHIRNRHNRKAFLSILTATLTTIGALVIIFFLDEKIRLNLQDFAAVVIINLAVSLAIALFFVPALIEKLGLGKKKSAKPKAALPAEARTIRFARFRKWGNRAIRRFPVYFNRYYKAQISFLCRWKKTACVVLVLAFGLPVFLLPEKIEMDDKEKVYTATDSLLVEKYNKFVSGDTYKEKVKPVIDKALGGTLRLFVQKVYNGSYFTRNDETVLSVTASMPNGTTLEQMNQLMGRMEAYLSTFKDIRQFQTSIYSARQAGIRIYFTKAAERSGFPYTLKSKIISKALELGGGSWGVYGLQDQGFSNDVREGAGSFRIEMYGYNYDELYEWAERLKGRLLTYRRIKEVLINSEFSWWKDDYQEFYFNLNKARMAQENILPIELFASINPVFGKDIYSGTIVVDNETEKLKLSSRQATDYDVWSMQYVPQTVKGKPYKLSELATVEKGQMPQKVAKVNQQYRLCLQYEYIGASNQGNKIRDRELKEFNAQLPMGYTAKADSYYWSWNTKDNKQYLLLLLIIVIIFFTTSILFNSLKQPLAVIFVIPISYIGVFLTFYWFKLNFDQGGFASFVLLCGITVNASIYILNEFNQLREAKPKMPAWRIYLKAWNAKITPIFLTVISTILGFIPFMLGPDKEAFWFPLAAGTIGGLTMSILGIFIYLPIFTLKK is encoded by the coding sequence ATGAGTGCATCTCCTAAGATATCATCCTTTACGATCATCGTCACCTTTCTTTGCGTGGCGCTGACAGGGCTGGCTTTCATTCCCCTCCTGCCGATCAAGCTGTCTCCCTCACGCACATTGCCCCGGCTGACTATCAGCTACAGCATGCCCGGTAACTCGGCACGCGTGATCGAGATGGAAGTGACCTCGCGGCTGGAATCGATGCTGGCACGCATCAAAGGGATCAAGGAGATCAACTCCACCTCTGCCAACGGCTCGGGATATATAACACTGGAGCTGGACAAACATACGAATATCGATGCAGCCCGTTTCGAAGCATCCACGATCGTCCGCCAGACCTGGCCCAGCCTGCCCGACGGATTAAGCTATCCGATACTGGAGATGAGCCGTCCGGATGATAAAGAATCGGGACCATTCATGACCTATACGCTGAATGCGGCGGCAACTCCGATCTTTATCCAGCGGTTTGCCGAGGATCAGATCAAGCCGCGGCTTGCCGGTATCCCGGGTATCTACCGGATCGACGTGCGTGGAGCGACACCTATGGAGTGGCGGCTGGAATACGATAGCCGGCAACTCGTCTCGCTCGGTATCACCACCAGGGACATTCAGACGGCCATCAACCAATACTATCAGAAGGAGTTCCTGGGGACGGGAAACATGAATATGAATGAGCAGGAAGAATGGATACGCCTTGCCCTGATACCGGAGGATGTGCAGAATGGCTTCAACGCTTCCCGTATCACCGTGACCGGAAAAGAAGGAAAACTGATCCGCCTGGACCAGTTGCTGAAAGTGACCCGACAGGAAGAAGCTCCTCAAAGTTATTACCGCATCAACGGGCTGAACTCCATCTATCTGTCTATCCGGGCGGAAGAGACCGCGAACCAGCTGGAACTTGCCAAGCAGGTGAAACAGGAGATGGAGCATATCCGCCAGTTATTACCGCAAGGATATGAGATACACACCAGTTATGATGCGACGGAGTTTATCCGGGAGGAGCTGAACAAGATATATATACGTACCGGACTTACCATCCTGATCCTGTTGCTGTTTGTTTTACTGATCACCCGGAATGTACGTTATCTGTTTCTGATCGTTGTCAGCCTGAGTGTGAATCTGTGTATCGCCGTTATCTTCTTCTATCTCGCCGGACTGGAGATGCAGCTTTATTCGCTGGCGGGTGTCACGATCTCGCTGAGCCTGGTGATCGACAATACGATCGTGATGACCGACCATATACGTAACCGCCACAACCGGAAAGCGTTCCTTTCCATCCTGACCGCCACATTAACGACTATCGGAGCACTGGTCATCATCTTCTTCCTCGATGAAAAGATACGTTTGAACCTGCAGGATTTCGCTGCCGTAGTGATCATCAATCTGGCGGTATCACTGGCCATCGCCTTGTTCTTTGTGCCGGCCCTGATCGAGAAACTAGGGTTGGGAAAGAAGAAAAGTGCAAAGCCAAAAGCCGCTTTGCCGGCTGAAGCCCGGACAATTCGCTTTGCCCGATTCCGGAAATGGGGCAACAGAGCGATCAGACGGTTCCCGGTTTATTTCAACCGGTACTATAAGGCACAGATCAGTTTCCTCTGCCGATGGAAAAAGACGGCATGCGTCGTGTTGGTGCTGGCTTTCGGACTGCCGGTCTTCCTGTTGCCGGAAAAGATCGAGATGGATGATAAAGAGAAAGTATATACAGCCACAGACTCTTTACTCGTAGAAAAATATAACAAGTTCGTTTCCGGTGATACTTATAAAGAAAAAGTAAAACCGGTCATCGACAAGGCATTAGGAGGGACATTGCGCCTGTTTGTACAAAAAGTGTACAATGGCAGCTATTTTACCCGAAACGACGAGACGGTCCTTTCAGTCACCGCCTCCATGCCGAACGGGACAACATTGGAGCAGATGAATCAACTAATGGGACGCATGGAAGCCTATCTGAGCACTTTTAAGGATATCCGTCAGTTCCAGACAAGTATATACAGTGCGCGCCAGGCCGGTATACGCATCTATTTCACCAAAGCGGCGGAACGAAGCGGCTTCCCCTATACGCTGAAAAGCAAGATCATCAGTAAAGCGTTGGAACTGGGAGGCGGCAGCTGGGGAGTATACGGCCTTCAGGACCAGGGATTCAGTAATGACGTAAGGGAAGGTGCCGGTTCATTCCGTATTGAAATGTACGGATACAACTATGACGAATTGTACGAATGGGCGGAACGTCTGAAAGGACGGCTCCTCACCTACCGGCGCATCAAGGAAGTACTTATCAATTCCGAATTTTCGTGGTGGAAAGACGATTATCAGGAGTTTTACTTCAATCTGAACAAAGCACGGATGGCACAGGAAAACATCCTGCCGATCGAATTGTTCGCTTCTATCAATCCGGTATTCGGAAAAGATATCTACAGTGGTACGATCGTTGTCGACAATGAAACGGAGAAATTGAAACTCAGTTCGCGGCAAGCCACAGACTATGATGTCTGGAGCATGCAGTATGTACCCCAAACCGTTAAAGGCAAACCTTATAAACTGTCAGAACTGGCTACCGTCGAGAAAGGCCAGATGCCTCAGAAAGTAGCCAAAGTGAACCAACAATACCGCCTGTGTCTCCAATATGAATATATCGGAGCGTCCAACCAGGGGAACAAAATCCGGGACCGTGAACTGAAAGAGTTCAATGCCCAGCTCCCCATGGGATATACAGCCAAAGCGGACAGTTACTACTGGAGCTGGAACACGAAAGACAATAAACAATACCTGTTGTTACTACTGATTATCGTGATCATTTTCTTTACCACCAGTATCCTGTTCAACTCGTTGAAACAGCCATTGGCGGTTATCTTCGTGATCCCGATCTCCTATATCGGCGTGTTCCTGACATTCTACTGGTTCAAACTCAATTTCGACCAGGGAGGCTTTGCCTCGTTCGTCCTGTTATGCGGTATCACGGTCAATGCCAGTATCTACATCTTAAACGAATTCAACCAGTTGCGCGAAGCCAAACCTAAAATGCCGGCATGGAGAATTTACCTGAAAGCATGGAATGCAAAAATAACACCCATTTTCCTTACTGTAATTTCCACTATACTGGGATTCATCCCGTTTATGCTAGGTCCCGATAAAGAAGCGTTCTGGTTTCCACTGGCAGCCGGCACTATCGGAGGGCTGACTATGTCCATCCTGGGTATCTTCATATACCTGCCAATCTTCACCTTAAAGAAATGA
- a CDS encoding O-antigen ligase family protein, which translates to MKVLFKYLRLLSLSTSGALLLCIVFAANPEIAEGTITGKIFWFHFSILLLAFSVLFMETTVKKSNFTFSLPDGLLLLFIGLTLFNYDRELNPQPERLLFAGQLGTLWFMLRAILQNHSELRLFFMSILICTGIFEAMWGMGHLYGSDSTAHPLLKADGLIFNPTPFSGYLAIILPVCLNLALRFRDCDKIAWWEFRTMVFYLAVFAIGVILIALPGGASRPAWLAAGASCCWVFFLRKSGWALLKKRVIRHNKTVILGGVILFLVISFLPTLGGIFHPDQSANRMLMWNVTTKAILNQPLTGTGLGGFPALFAQTQAEYFTSGKASETELTVAGCPKFAYNDYLQLGLELGVIGLLLFALWIGFCLYYGLKNKQVGSTGGMLALLLFSMYSYPLQLPSFWVLLIFFSAMCVTRPEQAEKSSPKNCPHIGTLAALVACILFFGQRGYYEPYKEWKIVRALGQKDEQKIAAQGYLCLYPRLSHQVAFLQEGSRCFMRCGQYSDAIVWSRRAIRLSADPEFYYILAESHQQLGLYKQAEKYLLKCLHILPEQIETYYRLTKLYAETDYYHPEKLRLAAHSVLTKKPAVNSDTIKRMKEEAYQLLQMQSF; encoded by the coding sequence ATGAAAGTTTTATTTAAGTATCTACGACTATTATCCCTCTCTACGAGTGGGGCGTTACTATTATGCATCGTGTTTGCTGCCAATCCGGAAATTGCAGAAGGAACCATTACCGGAAAGATTTTTTGGTTTCATTTCTCTATTTTATTACTAGCATTCAGTGTCCTGTTTATGGAAACCACCGTAAAAAAAAGTAATTTTACTTTTTCATTACCCGACGGCCTTTTATTGCTTTTTATCGGACTAACTTTGTTCAATTATGACCGCGAACTGAATCCTCAACCGGAAAGACTCCTCTTTGCCGGACAATTGGGCACTTTATGGTTCATGCTGCGTGCCATTCTGCAGAACCATTCCGAACTCAGGCTTTTTTTTATGTCTATACTTATATGTACGGGCATATTTGAAGCCATGTGGGGAATGGGGCATTTATACGGGTCGGACTCCACAGCCCACCCGCTTCTCAAGGCGGACGGACTTATTTTCAATCCGACACCTTTCTCCGGATATCTGGCGATCATCCTTCCTGTCTGCCTCAACCTGGCGTTGCGATTCCGTGACTGCGACAAGATAGCCTGGTGGGAATTTAGAACCATGGTGTTCTATCTGGCAGTCTTTGCCATAGGAGTTATTCTGATCGCACTCCCCGGAGGTGCCAGCCGACCGGCATGGCTGGCTGCCGGAGCTTCCTGTTGCTGGGTTTTCTTCCTTCGGAAATCCGGATGGGCCTTATTGAAAAAGAGAGTGATCAGACACAACAAGACCGTAATTCTCGGAGGTGTCATCCTGTTTCTGGTTATTTCTTTCCTCCCTACACTGGGCGGTATCTTCCATCCGGACCAATCCGCCAACCGGATGCTGATGTGGAACGTAACGACCAAGGCCATTCTGAACCAACCTCTTACAGGTACGGGGCTGGGAGGCTTTCCTGCATTATTCGCTCAGACACAAGCCGAATATTTCACATCGGGAAAAGCATCCGAAACAGAACTGACGGTTGCCGGTTGCCCTAAATTCGCCTATAATGACTATTTACAACTGGGACTTGAACTGGGAGTGATCGGGTTACTCCTTTTCGCTCTTTGGATAGGCTTCTGCCTGTATTACGGATTAAAGAACAAACAGGTAGGCTCTACCGGAGGAATGCTGGCGCTGCTGCTCTTCTCCATGTATTCGTATCCGCTGCAACTACCGTCATTCTGGGTATTGCTCATTTTCTTTTCAGCCATGTGTGTCACGCGCCCTGAACAGGCAGAAAAGTCTTCACCCAAAAACTGCCCGCATATCGGGACGCTTGCTGCATTAGTTGCCTGCATCCTGTTCTTCGGACAGCGGGGCTATTACGAACCATACAAAGAATGGAAAATAGTACGGGCACTGGGACAAAAAGATGAGCAAAAGATAGCGGCACAAGGATACCTATGCCTGTACCCCCGTCTCTCCCATCAGGTTGCCTTCCTGCAGGAAGGATCCAGGTGCTTTATGCGATGCGGACAATATTCCGACGCTATCGTCTGGAGCCGCCGGGCGATCCGGCTAAGTGCCGATCCTGAATTTTATTATATCCTGGCAGAAAGCCACCAGCAACTCGGACTTTACAAACAGGCGGAGAAATATCTGTTGAAATGCCTGCATATCTTACCGGAACAAATCGAAACATATTATCGGCTGACCAAACTGTATGCAGAAACAGACTACTACCATCCGGAGAAATTACGGCTGGCAGCTCATTCCGTACTGACAAAGAAACCGGCAGTGAACAGTGATACAATCAAGCGAATGAAAGAAGAGGCCTATCAGCTTCTTCAAATGCAGTCATTTTAA